Within the Saccharomyces mikatae IFO 1815 strain IFO1815 genome assembly, chromosome: 11 genome, the region ATAATGAACCATTATCCTATCAAgatatttctttgtaaaaAAAGCAGGGTCAAAAGCGGCCAGAAGAGGCAATATAGCATAAACTTCTCTTCTTATGACGTCGAATTTGTATTCCTTGTATTTCATAGTAGACAGGTAGATGTCATCATATTTATCTCTGAGATAAGGTGCTTTTAAACTAAGTAATTCCCGAAATACTAGCAGAGTAGCATGAACTGAATCATTTGTATTAAGACTTAAACCGTGTGTACAACCTTGAAATAATCTTTGAAACCATTGTTTCCCTAAAGCAGGATCCCTGTCTTGAATAATAGTAAGACATTTGCCCAATGCCACTGCGGCATCTAATCGTATGACGAGTTTTGCATCTCTTAATGGCACCCAAATATTGTCGAGAATAGAGTTAACGTAGGGATACAACAAGTAGGGCGAATTATCTGCCAACGCTTTTATAATTAATAGCGCAGCGTGCCGCCTGTATTCCATTTTAGAGCTCGAAGAGTTGTTATCTGCCGTGAGAGTAAGCCAATCGATGCATGTTTTGACTTCAAATTCGACAAAATCTGATGTTAGTGTACCACCTGGCACGGCCAAACGGCCTAAGGTATTGGCCGCTAATCTCATAACTTCAATGTCACTAGATGGGATTAAGACACGTAGATAGTTAGCAAGCCTTGAAGTTTGATTGGGTAATTCTTCTGTACTCAAATAAAACGAGATCAAAGTATCAACGGCGAGAATGCCGCCTATTCTCTCACTTGGGGTAAAACCATGAATAAGTTCAAATATCTTATTATTTAAACTGTTACTAAACCTTTGAAATTGCTCGACAGATACCTCCCTTGCCAATGATGTCAAAGTAGTGCTTAGTTCATTAGCGCCAGAGGTTCGTTCTTGTGGCACGTCGCTTTTAAGTTTATCAAAAATCAAATTTAAAGTAGAAAATGTTGTATCTAACTCTGAGTCTACAAAAGACTTTTTTCCGATATGGCCAGTTGAACTAGTAATTACTCTATTCGGGTCATTGGGGTCATTGTGATTGGAATCAGTGTTTGAAGTTGTTGACATCTCATCATCGTGAGATAGTGATTTATGAGAgagtttctttcttgttctgTGCTTGCCTTCAGCTCGTTGTCGCAGAGACAATAGGTTAGGTGGTGAAGTGTATTTGTTAATATATTTGTTCATCTCTCATATGGCCGAAATAAGGGTTAGAAATGTCTTTTAAAAGATGATTTTTTGATCTTAATGACTATGCAGTTTATACACCCAGTGTGTACTTCTTACTATTCTTAGTCtttcgaaaagaaaaaggggAATAAAACTCAAATGCGGAAAGAATTGATCGGTCACTATGATGAATTatgatcttcttttccGTTCTTAAGCCTTTTAAGTTTTAATTACAGTTCATACGCTAATCTTGTTTAAACATCTTCAGTACTTAAAGTAGCATCCGGGTAAATGAACTGATATGACTTGAGAAACTCCTCTGCTACAGAATATACAAACAAGTTTAATTTTATGAAGATTATACTTGAATTTAATAGAAAATGTATGTGTTTGATTAATTGCGATGTTGGTGACGTTTCGCTTCCGTTGAGATTATTTGTTACCCATCACTGGTGTCAAAATGCAACGACATGTAATGAAGGcgataaatatataatacaACTATAAAATGTGTGTGAAGGCTTTAGGAATGTGTTAAATCATAAATTAGCAACTTAGTTTTGTGCATTATGATTATTCTGTTCctcttccttcttcttcttttcttcctcttccttcttcttctcttcctcttccttcttcttcttttcttcctcttctttcttcttcttctcttcctcttctttcttcttcttttcttcctcttctttcttcttcttctcttcctcttctttcttcttcctctcttcctcttctttcttcttcttctcttcctcctctttctttttcctctcttcttcttctttcttcttcttctcttcctcttctttcttcttcttctcttcttcctttttcttcttctcttcctcttctttcttcttcttttccctcttctttctttcttcaagcACTTTTAGATACGCATAGTCCTCGTATATAACAATTGGATCCTTATCAAACATTCTAATACCTTTCCTATTAGCATCGGATAAAGTAGGCGCAAAAAGATCTAAACCGTAGgaattcaaattcaaaaaggCGTTACTACTCAAGTTCAGACTCGATCTAAAATCCGCAGGATTTACATCAACATTGCTAGGAAGTTTATAATCAACTGTATTGCCATCTGGAATATTCCCAGTTTCATCAGAAGTGATATTGAAAAGTGAGAAATTCCTATATTTTAGACTGACAGACAAATCGATTATCTTTCCAGCATATTCTTCATGAACTAACTTAGTAACATGTTCTAATGTAGTCTTGTTCATGatatttgataaattttccCACATGGCCTTTTCATAAGCGAAAAGGAAGGGATCTTTGGCGGGCGAATTTAGCTTGGGAGCAACATTAATGCGTAATTGATGTAAtagctttttcttctcaatAAATGACAAGTTTTGACAATACTGAATTTCCAATTCCTTCTGCCTATAGGCCGTGACGTTAAAAGAATTGTACAAATTAGTAAATACCTCGATAAAGCCAGCTTTTGGgatatttttataaatTAAGCGAACGTCGTCCATGGACaggtttttgaaagaatacTCAGAGACCTTGTTGGAATCGAAAAGTTTAGACTCAAATTTTGTAGAAGAGATATCTTTCAAGAGGTTTGGATTCCATGAATTGATGCTGGGGATATTTGGATACCACGAATTAATGTTActgcattttttcaagtcattGTAATCAAACCAAAACCTGAATTCGGGCAAGTAGGCTGTATTCTTGTAAGCATCAAATGCATATCTATCAGGTACGTGGTATTCATTCTGCAAACAGTACGTATGTCTGTGAGGAATCAGCGCGGGTACACCATGGAAAACAGTATTGATTAAGGGAGACAATTCTTCAAAGGAGTTAAAATGATTGTTTCTACAGTTATAGAGTTTCAATTTATCATTGAGGAAATATCTTTGCTTCGGGTTCAACTTGTTCTCAATGGTCCCAGACTTGGGCAGCTCctccaattcctttttcaagAGATTTTTCAGATCATTATTAGAAGAAATCCTTTTATgctttttattttcgtCACTGTCAATGTAATCACGTAATTCAGTGATGTTCAGAGTAGCCAAATTGACCAGCCCATCATCCACTTTATCGGGAAAAATAGCGGTTTCACCATCGGATTCTGGGATATTTTTGATGTCCAAATGTTCCTCCTGCAAGCGCTCTTCGATGTACGAGTTCAAGTAATCTCTACTGGGGGCAGAGGTACTAGCTAAACCGGTGATATCAATATAAAGTCCTGTGTCAACGTCAATGAATCTCGCatcaatattgtttttaCCGTTACCATTGACTCTTACTGTCAAAGAGTCACTGACGTCAAGGAAGTAACGACCATTACCCTCTCGTGGATCTTCCAGTATTAAAGATTGATTGAAGTACTGGCTGAGCCAATGTAGATGCTTGACGGGCATTTGTAAATCGAAATCATTGTCCCAAGGAAAAGCCATCCCATTGTAAAGATAGCCATACAGTGTACCATGAGACAACCAAGATATGATACCATTGGCCtttgtaaatttttgaaaagtccTAATCATCGAATTCAGTCTTGCCTGGTATTCTTGCTTGTCATTGATCAATGTGTcaccattgaaaaatcttttgTCACGGTGGAAGCCCATACCTTTATATTGTTTAACGGCACCAGCTTCATAAAAGAACTTTCTTTGCATTGCAGGACTTACCTTTATGgagtttttcaaacttttcaaatagttCTCGTTATGTGCGGAAAAATTGTCTGGATCGAGTTTCTTCTGTGACTCCAACTCTTCAATTCTCTTGGATGCATCAAACGAAAAATCTGAAAAGGATAATTCTACCAGATCCTTGTCAAAGGTAGATTTATCagtttctttgatatcGAGTTTATATAGGGAGTTCGTTTCATGATTGGAGAcaaatttctgaaaaagaCTGTTGTGGTTGAACACCACGTCCTggttcattttcttcttctttttgttcgTAGAATTGACGTTATCAGTAATATACTTCTGCAACATACCGGATTGCACCAAGTTCCTAGACTTATCTGTTTGCAAGGGCACCTGGTATGTGGAATTGTCCGATTCAATGATGGAAATGGACAGCGGAGGAGACTGACTGGTTAAGATGTAGTTTCTTGCCtgcaattgaaaaacttcTGCCCTGACTTTATCATACAGCTCCATTATCCGGAACTGCGtattaaatttcaaatccttGGGAGAACCATCCCCGTTTGGGGAAAACAGCTTAGAACAATGCTTTTCTAGTTCCTTTGTGTCCTTGATTCTGTCCTGGTTCCTTGCGGTCTTATACCACATTTTCTTCGCatatttgtttctttcgTATAGGAACAAAGGTTCGCCGAGTTCCTTCTCAATGGCATCCAAAGACTCTTTATCGAAGGCGgattggaaaagaaaattgcaAGGTAGAGTGGTGTTTTCAATGGAAATCAATTTATTCAGCTCGTGGAATGTAGTCCAATCATACCAAGAAAAGGGCAGTTTCTCCGGCTTATTTGCGTCATTATTTTGCAGGTGGTTCAGCACAACGGACCACGTCAGACGGGGGTCAAAGTCATAAAACTTCAAGTCGTTGACAGATTCGAGCTTTTTGCTCTTTTGAGGGCCCATCTTTACTATGAGCAGATCTTTTTGTAGTGTATATTCATTCACCCATCTAGGGTCGGTACTGAATTTTAGATTCTCGTATAACGTCTTGGCGAACTGCATCTTACGATCGTTTTTTAGGGACGAAGTCAGGAAACCATACCAAGAGTTGTCATCGCTGTCGATATCGTTGTAATGAGGCAAGTAGCTTGTTCCTTCTTGGAATGCATTATGTTGCCGCGGGTTCGACCAGATGAACGTCACAATGATGATCTGCAGCAGGACGAGTGGGAACAGAATCCGCCTTAATGGGTAGCGTTTGACACGCAGTAAACCAGACAAAAACCGTCTATGGAGTTGCGATGGTTTTGACTGAAGCATACCTAGTTACGTTTCTCTGCGTAGAATTATGAGATTGTTAAGTGGGATGCGAGTATGTCTAGCGGAAGGTAAAGGGAATAGGACAAATTGTGGAAACGTGCTTCTTTAATCTGTTTATTTATTAGTCGAGCTGATATGTTAAAGGAAATGAGGGGGGGGGTGAAAATTAGCTAAAGATATAATTATTCTTAA harbors:
- the MNN4 gene encoding Mnn4p (similar to Saccharomyces cerevisiae MNN4 (YKL201C) and YJR061W; ancestral locus Anc_1.509), yielding MLQSKPSQLHRRFLSGLLRVKRYPLRRILFPLVLLQIIIVTFIWSNPRQHNAFQEGTSYLPHYNDIDSDDNSWYGFLTSSLKNDRKMQFAKTLYENLKFSTDPRWVNEYTLQKDLLIVKMGPQKSKKLESVNDLKFYDFDPRLTWSVVLNHLQNNDANKPEKLPFSWYDWTTFHELNKLISIENTTLPCNFLFQSAFDKESLDAIEKELGEPLFLYERNKYAKKMWYKTARNQDRIKDTKELEKHCSKLFSPNGDGSPKDLKFNTQFRIMELYDKVRAEVFQLQARNYILTSQSPPLSISIIESDNSTYQVPLQTDKSRNLVQSGMLQKYITDNVNSTNKKKKKMNQDVVFNHNSLFQKFVSNHETNSLYKLDIKETDKSTFDKDLVELSFSDFSFDASKRIEELESQKKLDPDNFSAHNENYLKSLKNSIKVSPAMQRKFFYEAGAVKQYKGMGFHRDKRFFNGDTLINDKQEYQARLNSMIRTFQKFTKANGIISWLSHGTLYGYLYNGMAFPWDNDFDLQMPVKHLHWLSQYFNQSLILEDPREGNGRYFLDVSDSLTVRVNGNGKNNIDARFIDVDTGLYIDITGLASTSAPSRDYLNSYIEERLQEEHLDIKNIPESDGETAIFPDKVDDGLVNLATLNITELRDYIDSDENKKHKRISSNNDLKNLLKKELEELPKSGTIENKLNPKQRYFLNDKLKLYNCRNNHFNSFEELSPLINTVFHGVPALIPHRHTYCLQNEYHVPDRYAFDAYKNTAYLPEFRFWFDYNDLKKCSNINSWYPNIPSINSWNPNLLKDISSTKFESKLFDSNKVSEYSFKNLSMDDVRLIYKNIPKAGFIEVFTNLYNSFNVTAYRQKELEIQYCQNLSFIEKKKLLHQLRINVAPKLNSPAKDPFLFAYEKAMWENLSNIMNKTTLEHVTKLVHEEYAGKIIDLSVSLKYRNFSLFNITSDETGNIPDGNTVDYKLPSNVDVNPADFRSSLNLSSNAFLNLNSYGLDLFAPTLSDANRKGIRMFDKDPIVIYEDYAYLKVLEERKKREKKKKEEEEKKKKEEEKKKKEEEEKKKKEEEERKKKEEEEKKKKEEEERKKKEEEEKKKKEEEEKKKKEEEEKKKKEEEEKKKKEEEEKKKEEEEKKKKEEEQNNHNAQN